From Antechinus flavipes isolate AdamAnt ecotype Samford, QLD, Australia chromosome 1, AdamAnt_v2, whole genome shotgun sequence:
ataacagattctgatccagccccttacctttactctgtgtgtgtctctttctgctttaaatgtttttcttgtgaactctatttttccctctgttttctacctggaaaaagagaaaagcaacaCCCTTGCAACAAAAtctcatagtcaagcaaaataaatctctGCTTTGGCCAAGTCCAgaaatgtctcattctgcatcggGACTTCCTTCATCTCTGTCAAGAAGTTAGTAGCATACTTCATCATTCATACTCTGGAATCCTGGtcggtcattgcattgatcagagttcttaagtctttcaaagtcatCTCTCTTTACAATGTGGTTGTAACTGCGTAACTTGTTATTATAGCTCactttgggcagctaggtggcgcagcgGACAGGATGACAGGCTTAGAGTTAGGAAATCTTCATCAAAGTTCACACCCAGCCTCAGACTTACTAGCTGATGactctagggaagtcacttaaccctgtttgtctcagtttcctcatgagtaaaatgagttagagaaaataatagcaaatcattccagtatctttgcaagaaaaatccaaatagagCCTCAGAGAATGGGACAtttctgaaaaatgactgaacaacaaactctTCATTTTGCTCTGTATGAATTCATACCAGTTTTCAGATTTCTCCAAATTTAATCAGTTCTtatagtgcaataatattccattaactgtGTTATACTTTGTATTTTGTTCAGCTAATTCCTAATTGATGAGATCCTTCtgggtttccatttctttgcccatacaaaaagagctgctataaattttatatagctttaactccatatacatgtaaagatatatcaatatatcaatagGTAGATACATATTATtaacatatataatgttatatatatattgatatattagaTAGCTAGATAGTCTAAATATGTATTGAATATATTACCTAGCTGCTGAAAGGGACTAGAATCCCAAAAATGAGCTTATAccaattaaattattattgttaatgcagcagcttttaaattactttagctatattaataattgttattaaataATGATATGCCTCTCTGGTTTCTCTGAACAAACGAGATGATTCTGAATCAGAGAGAACATTAGATCAAAGGGCAACTCTGTATCTGGGCAGtagataaaatacttttaatttgctagaagaggagaagaaagaagaaactgtGTTCTAGCTGTCAGGGGAATAAACCCATTGTTCACCAAAGTGTCAGGGTCTCAGGACTGGTGACAAAAAGAGTCCTACAACATCTGAAACAGGTGTATTTGAGAAAGTtagagaaaagtttaaaaagtatcaCTAATCTTAAGACACTGAGTCATTATCATCCCGAGATCAGGCAAATGAACTAGTATTGTATATCCTGAGAAGAATACCTGAGAAGAGGGGAACCCGAGATCAGTTCTGCTTGGAACTGAGGGACCAGACAACTCTGTGATTCCTGTCCATTAGTCCCAGAGCACAAACATCACCAAGGTCTACCCTTGGAAAGGCTTCTGCCAAGTGCCATAAGAAGCTCCAGTAGGCAAAGTACATCTTAAAAAGAATTTCCAGTTGCAttgcacaaattttttttttaatttgaaaattgttttaaaatgttttgaataaccTATATCATGTTGCTTACTGTCtctgggaagggagaggaaagggaaggaagaatagaatctggaactcaagacTTAAAAACTccaatgaatgttaaaatgtGGTGTTACATACAAttgtgggaaaataaaatataaaaaaaattttttagtatGCTTTCTAGAACCCATATGCTGCAGGGCTAAAATATCCCATCCGGACCAGCTCTCTGgaagatcttgggaccagccttgttcttagtggaggagtgatgaggcacaTGGATGGTGATGCATAGAATCTGTTTATTTCAACTTCCCTCAGCCTTAAAAACCTTAGTaaaattacatcaccacagcacccTGGGTATGTGCTAACTCTAGTAAGATTACCTAACTACAACACActgtgcatgtgctaactataagcaccttgccattaatatgtaaatgcctcttttaCTACAAGTATCTCCATTGCAAGTACAACACAGGTTGTCTTGccactctccctcccccccacttctCAGGAAGACTGAGAAGCCCCAAGGGGAGAGGAGAGCACAACCaatattgtcagcaggttccctctgggctaaagCTTCTTCTGCCTCACTGAGAGTTACCCCACCATCTGTGCCTCTCTACAAAAAAATACCAGTAAGAATACAAATacattggaaaagataaaatctTTGTTCCTCAGCTTAATGAGtttccttcactttctcttccatttcatcTCCACAATACACACAAAGATCTCCTTTTTCCTGTTAGTCATTACTGCTTTTCTTTCATGTTCATGAAGTATAAAACTCCTTTATTTCATCATAATCTATATCATTCCAGTTTTCTCTATGACTTCTGGTTCCTGAATTTACTCTTCATCCTGATTCTGACCTTAATATCTCTGCTCCTGTTTTTTAACAGGCAGTCACCCCTATATCACTTATGCTTTCCTTCATTCCCTAGACTGATCCCTTGGTGAACCAGTTCAcctctttaaaaatttgttttatttttattttcatttccaaactctccttcctttccccatatccattgaaaagacaaacaaactaacaaacaaacacCTTATGACACATATGAAATCAttgaaaacatttccacattttgttcagtcatttttaaatggCATCTTaatcttggtgaccccatttgggattttcttagcaaaggtatgggtgtagtttgtcatttccctctccaattttcacattagccatattgagaggggaaaaagtaataaaaataaacataaccTAAATTCTCACTTGCAaatcctttgtctctttgtctgaAAGCAGATTATGCCCTTTCAAAACTCATCCCTGGCTTATTTTCCATCCTCCTTCTTTACTCATATTCAAGGATTATGTgggtagtggtacctcaaagttatcttaatttgcatttctctgattaatagtgatttaaagcaccttttcaaaTGACCACAAATGgtgtttaatttcttcatctgaaaactatctgttcatatcatttggccatttatcaattggataaggaatggcttgtattttttaaaatttgagtcacttctctatatattttcttctgcTACTATCTTGACTTTCATCCCTGTCTCACATGACAGGTAGCCCTTCTTCTTGTCAAGATAATCCCCTCTATATTCATAAGGATAGAAGAAGACTATCCTGTCTCCCCCAGTAggttctccctcccacccctgcCTCTATCGTCCCTTCTCTCTCACCGATCTTCAATCTCTCTGTCTAGAGAATGCTTTACTATTGCCTACAAATATACTAATCTCttcctcattcttaaaaaaaactatgatcTTATCCATTCATCTCTGATAGCTATGATCctatatttttacttcttttcctccttgTCCTTCTCCTGCTTGTCATCGTCATCGTCATcgtcctcttcctccttctcttctcttcctcttcctcctcatcctcatggaactggtctcaatcatctcattattggaaagagtcatgttcatcagaattgatcatcatataatattgatgttgctgtgtataatgatcttctgtgtctgctcatttcacttagcatgagttcatgcatccagaactctctgaaatcatcctcctgattgcttcttatagaacaagaatattccataacattcatatttggtaatttcttatggcaaagtaaaatagggtcacacagctagtgtgaagtgtctgaggcaagatttgaactcaggtcctctgcttcatctattgtgtcacctagctgctctctgTTCTGTTGTTAAACATGCAGCCCTAGTTCTTATCCAATTGGCATGAAAGTAGTACAGCCTTTTATTTCATATATCATATAAAAGGAGACATAATTTTTGACAAGTGGAGAGAAAATTTGGTTGGTGCTAAACTAAGTACCTGCATAAGGTAATGAATGAGTACTATCCCTCCTCCAGTCTCCCACAGCTCTTGAAAGAGTAGGTTCTATCTTGTTTCTTTGTAGTCCATTCACTTTGCACAGtttctagcacatagtagttACGTCATAATCATTTATTGATTAGTTGAATAATTGTCAGAACATCCTGGGAGGGAGACAAAGATAATTCCAGACACTTTTTAGGAGAGGTACATGAAAAACACTTTGGAAATTCTAGACATGTAGGGGAACTCACTTCCTTAGCATATCCTTCATTTCCAGCTTACTTATAGGGACAATAGATTGGATATAAtcttcttagggagttggttaatagcttgttctatttctttttctaaaatgggactgtttagtctatttacttcttcctctgttaatctggggaactatatttttgaaggtattcttccatttcctttgttatcgaatttattggcataaagttgggcaaagtaactcctagttattgctctaattttctcttcattagtggcaagttatcccttttcatttttaagactaacaatttgattttccttttttaaatcagttttactaagggtttgtctattttgttggtttttcatagaaccagctcttagttttattaagtcaatagtttttttactttcaattttattaatctctccttttatttttagaatttcaagtttagtgtttgactgggtttttttttaatttaataataactttatattgacagaatccatgccagggtaattttttacaacattatcccttgcacgcgcttatgtttcgatttttccactccctccctccaccccctccccaagatggcaagcagtcctatatatgttagatatgttgcagtatatcctagatacaatatatgtttgcagaaccaaacagttctcttgttgcacagggagaattggattcagaaggtaaaaataactcgggaagaaaatcaaaaatgcaaatagttcatattcgtttcccagtgttctttctttgggtgtagctgtttctgtccatcatttatccattgaaactcagttaggtctctttgtcaaagaaatccacttccttcagtatacatcctcatacaatatcgttgtcgaagtgtataatgatctcctggttctgctcatttcacttagcatcagttcatgtaagtctctccaagcctctctgtattcatcctgctggtcatttcttacagaacaataatattccataatattcatataccacaatttatccagccattctccaattgatgggcatccattcattttccagtttctagccacttaaacagggctgccacaaacattttagcacatacaggtccctttcccttctttagtatttctttgggatataagcccaatagaaacactgctggatcaaagggtatgcacaatttggtaactttttgggcataattccagattgttctccagaatggttggattcgttcacagttccaccaacaatgcatcagtgtccgggttttcccgcatcccctccaacattcatcattatctttttctgtcatcttagccaatctgacaggtgtgtagtggtatctcagagttgtcttaatttgcacttctctgatcaatatcaATTGGAAATCTTATCTTATATCTTATAGGGAAGTCACTAAGATTAAGAAAGACTGGGAATGGGGACTTTAGTTAAGAGTTGAAGAAAGCTAAGGAATAAGAAAGAGGAGTACACTGaatgcagaaggaaggaagaggtagaatgcaataaattatttcacatgaggGTTCATGAAAGACCTTATATAGAGGAAGGGAAGATGCAAAGGTGGGTAATGGACAGTGATTAAACTTTTGATCAGAATTgcctcaaagagggaataatatacataatcCCTTAAATACAGAAATCTCTCTgacagaaaagtaggaaaagaagaaattaaacaaagTGTGGGAGTAGGGAGGACAGATAGGGGAGGcagaagacagaaacaaaagaGTAGTGatgagggaaagggtgaaaggagataTAGcacaaacaagaagaaaaacaggatggaaggaaatacagagttggtaattgtaactgaatgtgaatgggatgaactctccaataagatgaaagtggatagcagagtagatcaaaaactagaatcctacaatatattgttcacaagaaaaacatttaaagcagagagaaacacacagagaataAAGGTAAGGGGGCTGGATCAGAATCTGTTATTCTTCAGCTGAAGCTTAAAAAATACAGGTGTAGCAATCTTGATctcaaagtaaaagtaaaatagacttaattaaaagagatgaggaaaaaaatgacattttgcatgtaagaaagataatttttgtgATAGTAATTTTGCACAAACAGAAACAATACAAtcaagatgagaaagaaaacagaaagctgggaaacagaaagccctcatttctcaaatatataaagaaccctgtgaaatgtataagaatacaagccattccttaactgataaatggtcaaaagataaaaaagagataattttcagataaagaaataaaagctaccTATAAtgatatgaagatatattctAACTCAtttttgatttgagaaatgcaaattaaaacaactctgagataatacTTCACACTTGTCATATgggctaatataaaaaaaaatggcaaatgttaGAGAGCATGAGGGGAAATTGGTAGAGTTGGGGAACTAATCcagttattctggagagcaatttggaattatacccaaagaccCACGAGACTGTTGTTAAGCTGTGAGAAATGAGGGGTGAGAGATGATCCCCTGGCTGGTGTTTCAGGTtcttgcaaaagaattcacaatcccAAATGTAGGCAAGGTTTGTGTCAACAATGGGTTTTTTACATTGAGAAACAACTTCCCAGGAGCAAGATCCCAAAAGGATTTTTAGCAAAAGTTGGGGGTTCAGCCTTTGAATATATTGGGTTTTTATGGCCCAAAGCTAGGGagcaatctccagatgaatttgagggactaattttcaattcaataaagggtAGTGAATATGCCCCAGACCTACATCTCCACTTGAATTGTAGGTGGAGAGCACCATCTGGGAGTTTCCCCCTGAATAGGAAGGTGGGGTCCCATCCAGAGGTCAGGAGGAATTGAGATTTTGGGGATTCCCTAATCCAGGTCCACCCCACTCCCAAAGACCAGAGGGACAGTTTATGTAAGTATGATTACTAGATcagtatcccagagagatcatagaaaaggaaaaagaatgtacatatataaaaaccTTTACAACAGCCCTCTTCACATCATAGTGGTATTACAtattgaggggatatccatctattggggaatggctgaataagttgtaacatatgaatgtgatggaaaacTGCCATGCAGATTTAATAAGCAGACAGATTTTTGAAAAGCCAGGAGctatttgtatgaactgataggaagcaaaggaaaatgagcagaaatcaggaaaatgttgTACACAGCATCAGCCActtcatgtgatgatcaactaggaacTATCAACGCCTCTTGTTAGTAACCCAATGATCCAAGCCAAGTCCAATGGACcaatgatagaaaatgctattcatatccagattaaaaaaacagcTGAACTCTGAGTGCAGTCAATGCATATTTCTTGCACTGACTGtaattatttcatgattttttgtctcttctgatttctttcttctttcacaattgtaACATAGGGATATATGTGTTGtaaaattgcacatatataatctatatcaaattgttgactatcttgggaagaagggaggtagggaaggagagagtCAAAATCTTGTAacagtgaatgttaaaaattgccttTCCGtatatctgagaaaaaaataaaatacttttaaaagaaaataaggactCCAGAATATGCAGTGGTTCTTGGAACAAAACAAGAAGCTGTTCCctaaagaactagagattattttCCCTGAATGGAGCTTGAGAAAAATGCTCAAAAGCTTCCATAAAGAGGAATCAGGGGTTACTCTTCTTGGAATTGAGGGGCCAGACAACTCTGATCTGAGAGTGTAGGTGTAAACTCCAGTGGGGATTGTAGCTCATTACTAGGCAAGAAGGACCAAGGTGGGAACTCAGCCCTAGAGCAGACATGGAAAGACTCTCCAAGCTCAGGAGTTCTCACCTTTGGtgggtggagtaaaggcagggcCAAGTCAAAGGAAGACATATAAAAGCCTCCAGCACCTCAACCGTGGCATCTTTTTCTGCCAGAGCTCCAGGGAAAGAGCCAGCTTTGTCTCTCCTGAAAGGAGCATCTGAGCAGGGAGGAACTGAAAGCCCAGAGACATGGATGTCAAAGACTTAATTGAAGATCTCCAAGCAAGCCTCACTTGCTCCATCTGCTTGGGCTACTTCAGAGATCCAGTGACTGTCAATTGTGGCCATAGCTTTTGCAAAGGCTGTCTCAGACATTGCAGGGTGGGAGCCCAGGAAACCTTAACCTGCCCAGAGTGCAAAGAAGAGATCGATTATGGCAGGGACCTGGTGAGCAACAGGAGCCTGCAGCAGCTGTCCATCACCACCAAAATGCTCAGACCTCATCTAGTGCAGGCCCTTGTGGGCCTGAGCACCTGTGACAAacatggagaaaaggagaagctCTTCTGTGAGCAAGACCACAGACTCCTCTGTGACTCCTGTTCCTTGGCCCCAGAACACAAGGATCACCAAGTCCTTCCCTTGGAAACAGCGGCTGCCAAGGCCAAGAAGAAGCTCTTGGAGACACAGAATgtcttaaaaaggaaagaggaatgtcTTCAAGAGGCATGGGACCAGGCCATAAGATCAGAGGCAAGATGTAAGAAGTACGCCCTCAATTCCCAAAGCTTACTTATGTCTGAATATGACAAAATGCATTATTTCTTATGGGAGGAAGAAATTCTACAATTAAAAAATCAGAAGCAACAATTGAGAAACAACATGGTAAAACATGAGAGGCACAAAGTCAAACTATCACAAGACATCCAAAGTGTGCAACGAGTCCTATTGGAAGTGGAGGAGCATGTGGAGGGGACCCCCTCAGAAATGCTCCAGGGTATGAAAGGCACCTTGGACGAAAGTGAGAAGCTGCTCTGTCAAGAGCCAGAGGTTGTCTACGAGGACTGGACCATCTTTCCCATCAATGGCCTGAGAGAAATGCTCATGCCCTTCTACAGGGATATAACTCTGGATCCAGAGACAGCCCATGCTCATCTCGTCCTGTCTGAAGACCTCAAGAGCGTCAAGTACACGAGCGTCCCCCAGGACCTGCCCAACAACAAAGAAAGATTTGTCCATTTGCTGATCGTCCTGGGGGCCCAGACCTTCACCTCAGGCAGACACTATTGGGAAGTGGAGGTGGGAGAAAAGACAGAGTGGGAAGTGGGCATCTGTGAAGAGTCCATCAGCAGAAAGTGGAAGCGCTCCCCGTTCCCCGGGGATGTCAGAACCCTGGCCAGCTGCAGACATCAAGGTCGTTTCTTACTATGGAATTCACAGGATGGCTATTATCCAACCCCACCTGTCCACAAAGTGGGCATCTTTCTGGATTATGAAAGGGGACACGTAGCATTTTACAATGCCATAGATAGAATTCTTCTCTGTAGCTTCCCAAACAAGGCCTTTCAAAAGCCTATGCGACCTTGCTTCTCTCCCTGTCTTCCTGATGAAGAAATCACCCCCGGATCTCTTATTATATGTCCCAAGAGTACCCAGTAGATGCCTGCCCAATGATCATCCTGATGAGGAGATACCTTCCTTTTCAAGCAATGAAAAACCACACCTGAAATGCATCATCCATTACAACTCACATCAGGCAAGTATTGGAAGATGATGTTTTAAAACATTGCTCCCCAGGAATTACTTGTTACTTGCTTGTGTGTACTTACCACCAGAGATCAAGCAAATGAACTGATGTTTTGTATCCAGAGAAGAATACCCGAGAAGGAGGGAACCTGAGGGACCAGACACCTCTGTGATTCTTGTCCATTGGTCCCAGAACTAATGGACTTGGCCAAGTGCCAGGAGAAGCTCCAATAGACAAAGtacatcttaaaaagaaaaagaagactttcCAGTTGCATtggacaaaattttttttatttgaaaattgtttaaaaatgctttggatAACCCACATTATGTTGCTTGCTGTCtctgggaggggagaggagaaggaaggaagaatagaatctggaactcaagacTTAAAAACCtcaatgaatgttaaaatgtGGTGTTCCGTTTAAttgtgggaaaataaaatatggaaaaatgtaaaaaaaaagtttagtgtGCTTTGTAGAGCCCCAAGTGGGGTACCAATGTGTACAGTACAGCCCCTATGCTGCAGGGCCAAAATATCCCATCCGGACCAACTCTCTGCAGGATCccgggaccagccttggtcttagtggaggagtgatgaggcacaTGGATGGTCAAATACAGAATCTGTTTATTTCAACTTCCCTTCAGCATTAAAAACCTTAGTGaaattacatcaccacagcacccTGGGCATGTGCTAAGTATAGTCCCATTACCTactatagcacactgagcatgtgctaactataaacACCCTGCCATTAATATATAGATGCCTGTTTACTGCAAGGATTTCCATTTCAAGTACAACACAGGTTGTCTTGccactctccctcccccccacttctcaggaaggctgagaagCCCCAAGGGGAGAGGAGAGTCCAACCAGACACTGTGAGCTGGTTCCCTCTGGACTAAAGCTTCTTCTCCCTCACTGAGTTGCCCATCTGTGCCTCTCTACCAAAAAATACCagtaagaaaacaaatacattggaaatataaaatctttgttcCTCAgcttaatgaattttcttcactttcccttccatttcATCTCCACAATATACACAAAGGTCATTatctccttctttttcctatttgtctAGACTGCTTTTCTTTCATGAAGTATAAAactatatttcatcataatctaTGTCATTCCAGTTTTCTTTATGACTTCTGGTTCCTGAATTTACTCTTCATCTTGATTCAGACCTTCATTCACTCTGctcctctgttttttttaataggcaaTCACCCTTCTATCACttatgctttccttccttctctagaaTGATCCCTTGGTGAATCAGTTCATCTCATTAAGAAATGTTTtcaactcatttttatttttattttcatttccaaatcctctccttccccctataAATAAACTTATGATACAGAAGAAGTCATTGAAGacatttccacatttttttcagttatttttcagtggCATCTTGGTGAccccatgtgggattttcttggcaaaggtatgggtgtggtttgtcatttctttctccaatttccacattagccatgttgaggggaaaagagtaataaaaataaacataaccTAAATTCTCACTTGCAAATCCCCTGTCTCTTTGTCTGAAAGCATATTATGCCCTTTCAAAATTCGTGGCTTATTTCCCATCCTCCTTCTTTATTTATATTCAAGAAATATATGGGTAGTGGTACCTTGGAGtggtcttaatttgtatttctctgatcaatagtgattgagagcacTTTTTCAAATGAGTATAAAtggcattcatttattcatctaaaaattgtctgttcatatcttttgaccatttatcaattgtataatgaatggcttgtattttttgaatacaagccattcctgAACTTTATCACTTCtcagtgtaatgccagagaaactgagcaagacagagattagagaatatttaataatttattaaatagagagaGATACGGGGatcaatggatccatgtttggtcccagggctgaatggtactatagtctccaagaatccagcaaacaatctgaGTTCTCAAGGACCTGTATCCACGTGGCTCAGACACaaagggtagactgaggcaggggcggatTCAGGGTAGTGAGAGAGGGAATGGGATTCTGACAAggtggggtgagcctctggaAAGGGGATtacataatcagggggaggctcctcggacatggggagaggcatcttgataagataaGCTTCTCTAaaagcttgggatggggagaggtatTCTGATGTTCTATCAAGTATTCTGacaaagagggaggggaggttttgcagaattTAGAAGCTGGGAAACGgaggcaggactgagtcaggataattagggaaacagTCAGGACTATAAAAGagaacattccacactctctcttctgaatattcaaatcattgaattaccttcctctagaaagtcttagcaccataattttgaccaaccctatgtgaagtaaaaaaaccaaattaaaactaGAAATATGCAAGGACTTATGGGAAGGAccagtctctccctgataaccccagaattCTTAGCATGAAACAGCATTCCTCATTTAGGGAGACACACAGGCCTCCCTGTTCAGGCCCTCTGCAGTTGGGGGGCATCTCAGCCAGACATGGACAGTTCACTGCGAGTTCGGTCTGTGGCCATTTATGCATTAAACAGCCTCTGCTgagtagcagtgctcaagacagtccTACTGCCCTAAGAGGGcaccccaagtctgtcagggactcccaaagagggaaaaagtgggGCCTGAAGTAGCTCCACCTGTTCCCTCTCTATGGAACAGGAGATAGATTTCTGAGCAAATTATGCAATTTTACCAAGGCCGGCAACCCTGAACTATTAGAGGCCTGATATCAAAATGCTGAAGTACTAATTAAGGAAcgggtaacaggagtggagaaacagaccTGAGAGACTGAcagtcccaggacaggtgtctgattacTGTTGTTTCTAAagaataatccccaaaactgagtctgccagggcaattccagcaGAAGAAGGGAATTCAATGTTaaaacataaccagcaaatcatggtccagtaaattttaagcaaggagtaaaaacgaaaaggactatttaaataatttccaattcaatctAAAGTAATGAAATAGGGGgcagggcagaagtgcctaagaaaaatacatcagttTTCCCCAGTTTCCTGACCAGCTCCAAtcagtttccttcctcccttttttacacagaaaagaaattatcaaatgactattccacatataaatcccaagagtgaatcacaattcctatacataacagactaacaCAGCATGTTTCCTAAAAATCTCCCAAACATACAGCAATagttacagttttaacaaatctcaAACACGGTgatacagttaaaattttaacaataattcaaccactttcccactccccaatatcagtccaaattacatcaggagcagtGATCTTCTCAAAAACTGTTTCCTGCTGAGGAGTCCAGAGAGGGCATGGCCGTGCCGCCTCATGGACCGATCCAGAAGCGAGTCAGTACCTGTAACTGACCAAAATctacaaataaaggttagaacagaTTGATACAAAACGGGAAGAGTCCAGGATGAATTGGCCAGCAGCTTCCCAATAGATAAAAGAGCAGTTAGGCTTTTGTtctctcattatttagaaacctttaaaaatctgaatatCCACAGACACAAATATTCGGTAACAGAGAGATGAGCAGGGTAAATA
This genomic window contains:
- the LOC127544930 gene encoding probable E3 ubiquitin-protein ligase TRIML1; the encoded protein is MDVKDLIEDLQASLTCSICLGYFRDPVTVNCGHSFCKGCLRHCRVGAQETLTCPECKEEIDYGRDLVSNRSLQQLSITTKMLRPHLVQALVGLSTCDKHGEKEKLFCEQDHRLLCDSCSLAPEHKDHQVLPLETAAAKAKKKLLETQNVLKRKEECLQEAWDQAIRSEARCKKYALNSQSLLMSEYDKMHYFLWEEEILQLKNQKQQLRNNMVKHERHKVKLSQDIQSVQRVLLEVEEHVEGTPSEMLQGMKGTLDESEKLLCQEPEVVYEDWTIFPINGLREMLMPFYRDITLDPETAHAHLVLSEDLKSVKYTSVPQDLPNNKERFVHLLIVLGAQTFTSGRHYWEVEVGEKTEWEVGICEESISRKWKRSPFPGDVRTLASCRHQGRFLLWNSQDGYYPTPPVHKVGIFLDYERGHVAFYNAIDRILLCSFPNKAFQKPMRPCFSPCLPDEEITPGSLIICPKSTQ